A region of the Pantoea alfalfae genome:
GCGACAGTGAGGGTGTAACTGATGACGGCGGATTGCATGGCCAGGGGAGAACGGTCAAGGCTGGTGGCGATAGCGGGCAGGGCGGTATTCAGTATAGTGGCGTCGAGTGACTGCATGAAAAAGGCCATAGCCGCTATCCATGGCAAACCGGCCATGCTGCGCGAGGATTTTATCATTGAGTGTCCTTCCTGGGGTTATCCTGCGAGAAGAAGCAAAATAATAGCACCCGTAATCTGCAACGGCAGGTCTCTTTACAACGTTTGATCGCTGTTTTTGTGCGTTATTCGGCCATGAAACGTCTCTTTTTAAGCCGTTCGTTTAAAAAAGATGCGCTCAGTAAATTAATTCGAAGAAACACTTGTCAGCCTGCGGAAACTCCCTATAATGCGCCTCCATCGACACGGAACACCGGCAACGGGATGACGGGTTGAGAGGCACAGGAGAATGCGCCGCCGGAGAAAAACTTCTGAAATAGAGGTTGACTCTGCAGGAGGAAAGCGTAATATACGCCACCTCGCGACAGGACGCTAACGCACTGTTCGCACTGCTCTTTAACAATTTATCAGACAATCTGTGTGGGCACTCGCAGGATTGATATCAGCGTCTTTGGACGCACAAAAATATCAAAGCCTCACGAGTGAACACATAATGAAATTCATTATGACGTTTTACAGATGAGCACCGCTTAACTTGTTTAAGCAAATCAAACTTAAATTGAAGAGTTTGATCATGGCTCAGATTGAACGCTGGCGGCAGGCCTAACACATGCAAGTCGGACGGTAGCACAGAGGAGCTTGCTCCTTGGGTGACGAGTGGCGGACGGGTGAGTAATGTCTGGGGATCTGCCCGATAGAGGGGGATAACCACTGGAAACGGTGGCTAATACCGCATAACGTCGCAAGACCAAAGAGGGGGACCTTCGGGCCTCTCACTATCGGATGAACCCAGATGGGATTAGCTAGTAGGCGGGGTAATGGCCCACCTAGGCGACGATCCCTAGCTGGTCTGAGAGGATGACCAGCCACACTGGAACTGAGACACGGTCCAGACTCCTACGGGAGGCAGCAGTGGGGAATATTGCACAATGGGCGCAAGCCTGATGCAGCCATGCCGCGTGTATGAAGAAGGCCTTCGGGTTGTAAAGTACTTTCAGCGGGGAGGAAGGCGGTGCGGTTAATAACCGCGCCGATTGACGTTACCCGCAGAAGAAGCACCGGCTAACTCCGTGCCAGCAGCCGCGGTAATACGGAGGGTGCAAGCGTTAATCGGAATTACTGGGCGTAAAGCGCACGCAGGCGGTCTGTTAAGTCAGATGTGAAATCCCCGGGCTTAACCTGGGAACTGCATTTGAAACTGGCAGGCTTGAGTCTTGTAGAGGGGGGTAGAATTCCAGGTGTAGCGGTGAAATGCGTAGAGATCTGGAGGAATACCGGTGGCGAAGGCGGCCCCCTGGACAAAGACTGACGCTCAGGTGCGAAAGCGTGGGGAGCAAACAGGATTAGATACCCTGGTAGTCCACGCCGTAAACGATGTCGACTTGGAGGTTGTTCCCTTGAGGAGTGGCTTCCGGAGCTAACGCGTTAAGTCGACCGCCTGGGGAGTACGGCCGCAAGGTTAAAACTCAAATGAATTGACGGGGGCCCGCACAAGCGGTGGAGCATGTGGTTTAATTCGATGCAACGCGAAGAACCTTACCTACTCTTGACATCCACGGAATCTGGCAGAGATGCCTCAGTGCCTTCGGGAACCGTGAGACAGGTGCTGCATGGCTGTCGTCAGCTCGTGTTGTGAAATGTTGGGTTAAGTCCCGCAACGAGCGCAACCCTTATCCTTTGTTGCCAGCGATTCGGTCGGGAACTCAAAGGAGACTGCCGGTGATAAACCGGAGGAAGGTGGGGATGACGTCAAGTCATCATGGCCCTTACGAGTAGGGCTACACACGTGCTACAATGGCGCATACAAAGAGAAGCGACCTCGCGAGAGCAAGCGGACCTCACAAAGTGCGTCGTAGTCCGGATCGGAGTCTGCAACTCGACTCCGTGAAGTCGGAATCGCTAGTAATCGTGGATCAGAATGCCACGGTGAATACGTTCCCGGGCCTTGTACACACCGCCCGTCACACCATGGGAGTGGGTTGCAAAAGAAGTAGGTAGCTTAACCTTCGGGAGGGCGCTTACCACTTTGTGATTCATGACTGGGGTGAAGTCGTAACAAGGTAACCGTAGGGGAACCTGCGGTTGGATCACCTCCTTACCTGAAGATACCTTCCCGCGCAGTGCTCACACAGATTGTCTGATAAAAAGTAACGAGCAGAAAAAACCTCTACAGGCTTGTAGCTCAGGTGGTTAGAGCGCACCCCTGATAAGGGTGAGGTCGGTGGTTCAAGTCCACTCAGGCCTACCAAATTCGCACTCACGCTGCGTTATGTTCCCGGCTCGCATAGTTCACTATGCTGCGCGGAAACATGCCCTGCCTGAGCACGAATTGCATTTCTTACGAAGTGTACTCGGTTGAGTGGTAGTAGCGGTCTCTGCAGTAACTGTATGGGGCTATAGCTCAGCTGGGAGAGCGCCTGCCTTGCACGCAGGAGGTCAGCGGTTCGATCCCGCTTAGCTCCACCATACCGTTTATCTGTTTTTTCTGAATACTTCAGAGCGTACCGGCAACGGTGTGCTGCGAAGTATTATGCTCTTTAACAATCCGGAACAAGCTGAAAATTGAAACGACGTGTCGCTTTCATTCTCCGTAATAAGAATGAAAAATGCGGCACGTTCGAGTCTCTCAAATGCTTGCAGTCTGCAGCGTTGCAAAACGCCTGTGGGTTGTGAGGTTAAGCGACTAAGCGTACACGGTGGATGCCCAGGCAGTCAGAGGCGATGAAGGACGTGCTAATCTGCGTAAAGCGACGGTAAGGTGATATGAACCGCTACAGCCGTCGATGTCCGAATGGGGAAACCCGGTGCACTCTGTGCATCATTGCAGCATGAATACATAGTGCTGCAAGGCGAACCGGGGGAACTGAAACATCTAAGTACCCCGAGGAAAAGAAATCAACCGAGATTCCCCCAGTAGCGGCGAGCGAACGGGGAGCAGCCCAGAGCCTGAATCAGCATGTGTGTTAGTGGAAGCGTCTGGAAAGTCGCAGGGTACAGGGTGATACTCCCGTACACAAAAGCACACGCGCTGTGAGCTCGATGAGTAAGGCGGGACACGTGGTATCCTGTCTGAATATGGGGGGACCATCCTCCAAGGCTAAATACTCCTGACTGACCGATAGTGAACCAGTACCGTGAGGGAAAGGCGAAAAGAACCCCGGCGAGGGGAGTGAAACAGAACCTGAAACCGTGTACGTACAAGCAGTGGGAGCCCTCTTTACGGGGGTGACTGCGTACCTTTTGTATAATGGGTCAGCGACTTATATTCTGTAGCAAGGTTAACCGTATAGGGGAGCCGCAGGGAAACCGAGTCTTAACTGGGCGTTAAGTTGCAGGGTATAGACCCGAAACCCGGTGATCTAGCCATGGGCAGGTTGAAGGTTGGGTAACACTAACTGGAGGACCGAACCGACTAATGTTGAAAAATTAGCGGATGACCTGTGGCTGGGGGTGAAAGGCCAATCAAACCGGGAGATAGCTGGTTCTCCCCGAAAGCTATTTAGGTAGCGCCTCGTGAACTCATCTCCGGGGGTAGAGCACTGTTTCGGCTAGGGGGCCATCCCGGCTTACCAACCCGATGCAAACTGCGAATACCGGAGAATGTTATCACGGGAGACACACGGCGGGTGCTAACGTCCGTCGTGAAGAGGGAAACAACCCAGACCGCCAGCTAAGGTCCCAAAGTCATGGTTAAGTGGGAAACGATGTGGGAAGGCACAGACAGCCAGGATGTTGGCTTAGAAGCAGCCATCATTTAAAGAAAGCGTAATAGCTCACTGGTCGAGTCGGCCTGCGCGGAAGATGTAACGGGGCTAAACCATGCACCGAAGCTGCGGCAGCGACACTATGTGTTGTTGGGTAGGGGAGCGTTCTGTAAGCCGTCGAAGGTGTGCTGTGAGGCATGCTGGAGGTATCAGAAGTGCGAATGCTGACATAAGTAACGATAAAGCGGGTGAAAAGCCCGCTCGCCGGAAGACCAAGGGTTCCTGTTCAACGTTAATCGGAGCAGGGTGAGTCGACCCCTAAGGCGAGGCCGAAAGGCGTAGTCGATGGGAAACAGGTTAATATTCCTGTACTCGGTGTTACTGCGAAGGGGGGACGGAGAAGGCTATATCAGCCGGGCGACGGTTGTCCCGGTTTAAGCGTGTAGGCGGAGGGTCCAGGTAAATCCGGTCCCTTATTAACGCTGAGGCGTGACGACGAGGCACTACGGTGCTGAAGTGATAAATGCCCAGCTTCCAGGAAAAGCCTCTAAGCATCAGGTAACACAGAATCGTACCCCAAACCGACACAGGTGGTCAGGTAGAGAATACCAAGGCGCTTGAGAGAACTCGGGTGAAGGAACTAGGCAAAATGGTGCCGTAACTTCGGGAGAAGGCACGCTGGCGCGTAGGTGGAGGGATTTACTCCCCGAGCCGAAGCCAGTCGAAGATACCAGCTGGCTGCAACTGTTTATTAAAAACACAGCACTGTGCAAACACGAAAGTGGACGTATACGGTGTGACGCCTGCCCGGTGCCGGAAGGTTAATTGATGGGGTTATCCGCAAGGAGAAGCTCTTGATCGAAGCCCCGGTAAACGGCGGCCGTAACTATAACGGTCCTAAGGTAGCGAAATTCCTTGTCGGGTAAGTTCCGACCTGCACGAATGGCGTAATGATGGCCAGGCTGTCTCCACCCGAGACTCAGTGAAATTGAACTCGCTGTGAAGATGCAGTGTACCCGCGGCAAGACGGAAAGACCCCGTGAACCTTTACTACAGCTTGACACTGAACATTGAGCCTTGATGTGTAGGATAGGTGGGAGGCTTTGAAGCGCGGACGCCAGTCTGCGTGGAGCCAACCTTGAAATACCACCCTTTAATGTTTGATGTTCTAACGTAGGCCCGTTATCCGGGCTGCGGACAGTGTCTGGTGGGTAGTTTGACTGGGGCGGTCTCCTCCTAAAGAGTAACGGAGGAGCACGAAGGTCAGCTAATCACGGTCGGACATCGTGAGGTTAGTGCAATGGCATAAGCTGGCTTGACTGCGAGAGTGACGGCTCGAGCAGGTGCGAAAGCAGGTCATAGTGATCCGGTGGTTCTGAATGGAAGGGCCATCGCTCAACGGATAAAAGGTACTCCGGGGATAACAGGCTGATACCGCCCAAGAGTTCATATCGACGGCGGTGTTTGGCACCTCGATGTCGGCTCATCACATCCTGGGGCTGAAGTAGGTCCCAAGGGTACGGCTGTTCGCCGTTTAAAGTGGTACGCGAGCTGGGTTTAGAACGTCGTGAGACAGTTCGGTCCCTATCTGCCGTGGGCGCTGGAGAATTGAGGGGGGTTGCTCCTAGTACGAGAGGACCGGAGTGAACGCACCACTGGTGTTCGGGTTGTCATGCCAATGGCACTGCCCGGTAGCTAAGTGCGGAAAAGATAAGTGCTGAAAGCATCTAAGCACGAAACTTGCCCCGAGATGAGTTCTCCCTGACCCCTTGAGGGTCCTGAAGGGACGTTGAAGACTACGACGTTGATAGGCCGGGTGTGTAAGCGCAGCGATGCGTTGAGCTAACCGGTACTAATGACCCGTGAGGCTTAACCTTACAACGCCAGAGGCGTTTTTGAGAGACACGATTTTCAGCTTATTCCGGATAAAATTAGCGGAAACGAAAGATTTTGCGGCGTGACAAGGCGCAGAGCGAAGACATCAGCGGGAGCATACTGAGGTATGTGACCGGTGTGGCTGAGCGATGGCAACGCGGTCATGGCGTAAAAGATTCGTTTCGTGCACCAAGATTTGCCTGGCGGCTTTAGCGCGGTGGTCCCACCTGACCCCATGCCGAACTCAGAAGTGAAACGCCGTAGCGCCGATGGTAGTGTGGGGTCTCCCCATGCGAGAGTAGGGAACTGCCAGGCATTATATAAGTGAAGAAGCCCCGCACGCGAGTGCGGGGCTTTTTTACGTCTGCAGATCGTGAAAAACACGAAAACCTCTCTGCTTCAGCGCTTTTGCAGCCAGTCAGCAATAAAATCTGCAACGTTGTCCGGACTATTTATATCCAGAACCGGCACATTTAGCGCTAATTTCTGGTCGCTGGCGACAGCGATCACTTGCCCATCAAGCAGTTCCTCGATCTCACCCTTGATCCCGGCACGCCAGACAACAATTTTAGGCACCGATTCCTCTTTAAAGCCCTCAACCAGCACTATCTCCAGCACAGAGTGATCCATGCGGCTGAGCAGATAAGGCAGATCAATCGACGGCTTTTCCGGTGTCTCACACATCAATGCCCATCGCTCTCTGTTAGCTACAATCACCTGACTGGCTCCTGCTTTTCTGAGCAGATAGCTATCTTTGCCTGGTGTATCTACGTCCATCTCATGATGCGTGTGCTTAATCAGCCCGGCGCGAATCTCTTTATTAAGAAGAATCGGTATCACCTGCTGTAATAGTGTCGTTTTGCCGGTTCCACTCCAGCCGACAATCGCGAGTAAAGGTAATGACATATCAACCGCTCTACTTCAGGTCATCAGGTGTATTGATATTGCGGAAAGCAGATTCATCATCATCCAGCTGAACAGCATGGCCGCCGTGGTCGCGCAGGAAGTGCATCAGACGTCGTTCACCGGCGTGAAGATAGTCATGAAGAGGTGCTGCCATCTCCCGATGAATCAGCGCCAGCGTCGGGTGGTCGCGTGATTGTGAGCGAACCCAGACTGCAGGGGCGTTTCCCCGTTGTTCAGCCAGTTTTTCAACGAAGTTAAGAGGAACGGCAGGCGTATCACAGGAGCAAAACGCAGCCCATTCACCGTCGATGGTTATTAATGCACTGTAGATACCAGCCAGCGGACCCGGATAGCCATCAAAAACATCCTGCACAACCCGACACCCGCTTAACTGATAGCGATCAATATTACGATTGGCATTAATCATGACAATGTCGACTTGTGGCCTGAGCCGTTCAAGGACATGCTGATAAAGCGGCCTGCCATCCAGTTGCACTAATCCTTTGTCCTGACCACCCATACGGCGGCCCTGACCTCCGGCCAGAATGATGCCGGTCAATCTTGTCATGACTGTGCCCTCGCTGATGACGCACTGTGAATAACGGAGAAACCTCAATGAAATGCCATCGTTTAAACGAGTTGATCGAACTGCTGCAACCCGCCTGGCAAAAAGAGCCTGACCTGAATCTGGTCACATTTTTGCAGAAACTGGCGCAGGAATCTGGTTTCCGTGGCCCGTTAAGTGAATTAACTGACGATGTATTAATTTACCATCTCAAAATGCGTGACTCCGCCAGCGATGATGCGATCCCAGGCCTGAAAAAAGACTATGAAGTTGATTTCAAAACTGCACTGCTCCGCGCACGGGGTGTCATTAAACAGGACGAGTAATGTTATCCTTGGCAGCTAAATGTTAGGGCAACTACAGGTAATATGATGAGCGACGCTGCTTTCAACTTCCAGACATTAAATCCCGACGTATTGCTTGATGCGCTCTGGGATACAGGAATTCGCGTCGAATCAGGTCTGACAGCCCTGAACAGCTATGAGAACCGGGTTTACCAATTCAGCGATGATGAAAAACGTCGCTATGTTGCGAAGTTTTATCGCCCACAGCGCTGGCGTGCTGAACAGATTGATGAAGAGCATCAGTATGCGCTCGATCTGCTGGCTGACGAGGTGCCCATCGCAGCACCACTGCGGTTAAAGGGTGAGACCCTGCACAGTCACGCTGGCTTCTTCTTTGCCGTATTCCCCAGCCTGGGCGGACGACAATATGAGACAGACAACGAAGATCAGATGGAGTGGGTAGGCCGCTTCCTGGGCCGCATTCATCAGACCGGGCGTAAAGCGCTGTTCAGGCATCGGCCTGCCATCGGTCTGGATGAATATCTGCATGAACCCCGGCAGGTGCTGGAGCACTCTCTGTTAGTGCCTGCATCGCTTAAAGTCGCACTGCTACAGGCTATCGATAAGCTGGGAAACACGTTGCAACAACAGTGGCACACCACGTGGCAGCCGCTACGATTACATGGCGACTGCCATCCGGGTAATATCCTGTGGCGCGATGGACCGCTGTTTGTGGATCTGGATGATGCCCGTAATGGCCCGGCCGTGCAGGATCTCTGGATGCTGATCAGCGGCGATCGTCAGGAACAGCGTATTCAATGGGATATACTGCTGGAGGCGTACAGTGAGTTCAGTGATTTTGATATTAATGAATTGTCACTGATTGAACCTTTACGCGCCATGCGCATGGTTTATTATCTGGCCTGGGTTGTCCGACGCTGGCAGGATCCCGCTTTTCCGCGCGCTTTCCCCTGGATGACAGATGAAGATTTCTGGCGCAGGCAAATTTCACTCTTTACCGAGCAGGAGAAGCTGTTGCAGGAACCTCCTCTGCAGCTGACACCGCAATATTAACGACGTAGTCAGGAGAAGTTTTCACGATGAAAAAAATTTGGTTTGCACTGATGGGTTTAGTGCTGGCATTCAGCGCGTCTGCTGCCCAGTTCACTGAAGGTAAACAATATGTGAGTCTGCCAAAACCTGTGGCCAGTGAACCTCAGGTGTTGGAGTTCTTTTCCTTCTTCTGCCCGCACTGCTATCAGTTTGAGCGTATTTATCACGTCAATGACGCGGTGAAAAACAACCTGCCTGCTGACACCAAAATGGTGAAATACCACGTCGATTTCCTCGGTGGTGATATGGGGCCGGTTGTGACCCAGGCCTGGGCTGTTGCAATGGCGCTGGGTGTTGAAGATAAGGTGACAGCCCCGATCTTCGATGGCATTCAGAAAACGCAGACAATCACCGATCCTGCCAGTCTGAAAGAAACTTTTGTCAAAGCAGCCGGTATCTCCGCTGCTGAATACGATGCTGCGTGGAACAGCTTCGCCGTAAAAGCGCTGGTTGCGCAGCAGCAGAAAGCGGCTGCGGATGTTGACCTGCGTGGCGTGCCAGCGATGTTCGTGAATGGCAAATATATGGTGAACAACGGCGGTCTGGATCTCAGCTCTATGGATAATATGGTCGCAGACTATGCGAACGTCGTGAAATTCCTTTTAAGCCAGAAGTAATCTGCTTTACCACCCCATCTGACGCCAGCTCTGCTGGCGTTTTTTTATGCCATTGAACAGCGGCGCAAATTTTGTCCATCTCCAGGGCATAAATTTAATATCCACACAAGGGATCGCGTAATTAAAAATGGCGATCGGGTCACGGAAATTAAATAAGTCAATGAAAATTATAGATTTTATTAAAGGCTAAATCCTTTAAGATCCTGAATAACAGCGCGTTATAATTTTTACGCACAAAGTTATCCACAGAACGATCGTTGCGATCTTCCCTCCAGAACCGTCAAAAACGTGACATATCCTACGCCTTAGTTCACCATTTCCGCCAGCTTGTGGCATCCTTATAGACCAACCCATAGCAACGAAGACAACACAGACTTATGGCGCAAATAGCAGAAAATCCCCTCATTCTGGTCGATGGCTCATCCTATCTTTATCGCGCATATCATGCGTTTCCGCCGCTGACCAATAGTGCAGGTGAACCCACTGGCGCCATGTACGGCGTGCTCAACATGCTGAAAAGCCTGCTGGCGCAATATAATCCTAGTCACGTTGCTGTGGTGTTCGATGCCAAGGGCAAAACCTTCAGGGACGAGCTGTTCGAGCATTATAAATCTCATCGTCCGCCGATGCCTGACGAACTGCGTGCGCAAATCGAGCCGCTGCATGAGATGGTGCGGGCGATGGGTCTGCCGTTGCTGGCTGTGAGCGGCGTTGAAGCCGATGATGTCATCGGTACGCTGGCGCTGGAAGCGGAGAGAAAAGGCCTTTCAGTACTAATCAGCACAGGCGACAAAGATATGGCGCAGCTGGTCACGCCAGCCATCACGCTGATTAACACCATGAGCAATACCATTCTGGGACCGGAAGAGGTTGAGCAGAAATATGGTGTGCCGCCAGCTTTGATCATCGATTTTCTGGCCATGATGGGCGACAGCTCAGATAACATCCCTGGCGTTCCCGGCGTGGGTGAGAAAACGGCACAGGCTCTGCTGCAGGGCCTGGGCAGCATGCAGACCATTTATGACAATCTGGACAAGGTAGCCGATCTCGGCTTTCGTGGTGCCAAAACCATGGCGACTAAACTTGAGCAGAATCGTGATGTAGCCTTTCTCTCTTATCAGCTGGCGACAATTAAAACCGACGTTGAGCTGGCGCTGCCCTGTGAAGAGCTTACGGTCACTGAACCCGATGTCGAAGCATTGCAGGCACTGTTCAGCCGGTACGAATTCAAACGCTGGCTGAGCGACCTGCAGGATGGGAAATGGCTGCAGGGCAAGAAGAGCAATACTCAGGCGCAGAAATCGCTCTCCGATGAGCCGGTTCCTGTGGCTGAAACCAGCAGCGTATTACCGACCGAGAATTATGTCACCATTCTGGATCAGGATCTTTTCGACAGCTGGCTGGAGAAGCTGAAAAACAGCGAGGTTTTTGCCTTTGATCTGGAGACCGACGCGCTGGATACCCTGAGCGCTAACATCGTGGGCATCAGCTTTGCGGTTGCGCCCGGCGAAGCCGCCTATCTGCCGGTTGCACACGACTATCTCGATGCGCCTGATCAGCTGGATCGCGCGGCCGTTCTGGCACAGCTCAAGCCCCTGCTGGAAGATGACAGCGCCTGGAAAGTGGGCCAGAACCTGAAATACGATCGTGGCGTGCTGAAGAATTACGACATTGAACTGGCCGGTATCAAATTCGACACCATGCTTGAGTCCTATATTCTTAACAGCGTGGTGGGCAAACATGACATGGATAGCCTGGCTGCTCGCTGGCTTAACCACAAAACGGTCACCTTCCAGGAGATCGCCGGTAAAGGCAAAAATCAGCTGACGTTCAATCAAATCGCATTGGAGCAGGCATCCCATTATGCTGCCGAAGATGCCGATGTGACCCTGCAATTGCATCTGAAAATGTGGCCAGAGCTGGAGAAAGAAGCGGGCCCGAGAAAAGTCTTCGAGCAGATTGAGATGCCGTTACTGACGGTAATTTCCAGGATTGAGCGTAATGGCGTGTTAATCGATCAGGCTATTCTGGCGCAACACTCGAAAGAGCTGACTGCCCGACTCGCTGAGCTTGAATTAAAAGCGCATGAGCTGGCGGGAGAACCCTTTAACCTCTCATCCACCAAACAGCTTCAGGTGATTCTGTTTGAAA
Encoded here:
- the mobB gene encoding molybdopterin-guanine dinucleotide biosynthesis protein MobB codes for the protein MSLPLLAIVGWSGTGKTTLLQQVIPILLNKEIRAGLIKHTHHEMDVDTPGKDSYLLRKAGASQVIVANRERWALMCETPEKPSIDLPYLLSRMDHSVLEIVLVEGFKEESVPKIVVWRAGIKGEIEELLDGQVIAVASDQKLALNVPVLDINSPDNVADFIADWLQKR
- the mobA gene encoding molybdenum cofactor guanylyltransferase MobA, whose protein sequence is MTRLTGIILAGGQGRRMGGQDKGLVQLDGRPLYQHVLERLRPQVDIVMINANRNIDRYQLSGCRVVQDVFDGYPGPLAGIYSALITIDGEWAAFCSCDTPAVPLNFVEKLAEQRGNAPAVWVRSQSRDHPTLALIHREMAAPLHDYLHAGERRLMHFLRDHGGHAVQLDDDESAFRNINTPDDLK
- a CDS encoding YihD family protein; translated protein: MKCHRLNELIELLQPAWQKEPDLNLVTFLQKLAQESGFRGPLSELTDDVLIYHLKMRDSASDDAIPGLKKDYEVDFKTALLRARGVIKQDE
- a CDS encoding serine/threonine protein kinase translates to MSDAAFNFQTLNPDVLLDALWDTGIRVESGLTALNSYENRVYQFSDDEKRRYVAKFYRPQRWRAEQIDEEHQYALDLLADEVPIAAPLRLKGETLHSHAGFFFAVFPSLGGRQYETDNEDQMEWVGRFLGRIHQTGRKALFRHRPAIGLDEYLHEPRQVLEHSLLVPASLKVALLQAIDKLGNTLQQQWHTTWQPLRLHGDCHPGNILWRDGPLFVDLDDARNGPAVQDLWMLISGDRQEQRIQWDILLEAYSEFSDFDINELSLIEPLRAMRMVYYLAWVVRRWQDPAFPRAFPWMTDEDFWRRQISLFTEQEKLLQEPPLQLTPQY
- the dsbA gene encoding thiol:disulfide interchange protein DsbA; its protein translation is MKKIWFALMGLVLAFSASAAQFTEGKQYVSLPKPVASEPQVLEFFSFFCPHCYQFERIYHVNDAVKNNLPADTKMVKYHVDFLGGDMGPVVTQAWAVAMALGVEDKVTAPIFDGIQKTQTITDPASLKETFVKAAGISAAEYDAAWNSFAVKALVAQQQKAAADVDLRGVPAMFVNGKYMVNNGGLDLSSMDNMVADYANVVKFLLSQK
- the polA gene encoding DNA polymerase I, whose translation is MAQIAENPLILVDGSSYLYRAYHAFPPLTNSAGEPTGAMYGVLNMLKSLLAQYNPSHVAVVFDAKGKTFRDELFEHYKSHRPPMPDELRAQIEPLHEMVRAMGLPLLAVSGVEADDVIGTLALEAERKGLSVLISTGDKDMAQLVTPAITLINTMSNTILGPEEVEQKYGVPPALIIDFLAMMGDSSDNIPGVPGVGEKTAQALLQGLGSMQTIYDNLDKVADLGFRGAKTMATKLEQNRDVAFLSYQLATIKTDVELALPCEELTVTEPDVEALQALFSRYEFKRWLSDLQDGKWLQGKKSNTQAQKSLSDEPVPVAETSSVLPTENYVTILDQDLFDSWLEKLKNSEVFAFDLETDALDTLSANIVGISFAVAPGEAAYLPVAHDYLDAPDQLDRAAVLAQLKPLLEDDSAWKVGQNLKYDRGVLKNYDIELAGIKFDTMLESYILNSVVGKHDMDSLAARWLNHKTVTFQEIAGKGKNQLTFNQIALEQASHYAAEDADVTLQLHLKMWPELEKEAGPRKVFEQIEMPLLTVISRIERNGVLIDQAILAQHSKELTARLAELELKAHELAGEPFNLSSTKQLQVILFEKQGIKPTKKTPGGAPSTSEEVLAELALDYPLPKVILEHRGLSKLKSTYTDKLPLMINPLSGRVHTSYHQAVTATGRLSSADPNLQNIPVRNDEGRRIRQAFVAAKGYRIVAADYSQIELRIMAHLSQDKGLLDAFAQGEDIHRATASEVFGVPLDKVSAEQRRSAKAINFGLIYGMSAFGLSRQLNIGAGEAKKYMDLYFERYPGVLRYMENTRQLAASKGYVETIEGRRLWLPDIKSSNAIRRKAAERAAINAPMQGTAADIIKRAMIAVDEWLEQQNDNSVRMIMQVHDELVFEVKAEAVEAASQKIRALMEGSVQLDVPLLVEVGVGDNWDEAH